CAACAAACCTCTCAAAGCATCACATATGAACTTGGACAGACAAGTAACAAAATTGTTCCCAATTAAATCTTCAAAATGCCAAAACAATCGGTAAGAAGAAAAGCGTCTGAAATCTCAACGTTTTATACATAGCAAGAACTTTACAAACGTTTAACGTATTGAAGCAATGAAGATTGAAGACAGGTAAGATATAATATCAAGGCAAGGGAAAAGAGATCCCTACTTAGAAAATATAAGAAGGAAAGAAGCACAAATAATATGTAAAGTTTCTCCTAATTATGtagaacaaaattaaaaatgaacAATATTGCACCTGTACAACTACATCATTGCTGGAAGCACAATCCAGGACTCGATCTCCATCCAGTATCTGTATAGATGCACCAGTTACTTCAATCATCTCTCTGAGTTCCTTACTGTTGCTGCTGCTCCAGCAATCAACTTGATCTGCTGGCACTAGAAGTCTTGCAGTTGCACTAAATCCTTTTGTGCTTGATGAGAGCTTGCTTTCAAAGCCATGCTCAACAGAACGAGCGAAGACAAGAACAACAGCATTTTGTGCAGCAGAGTGCAATGATTCATGGTTCTATAAAGTAAACCAACCCCAAATTTGTCATTGATTTGTGTGCAGAGTGAATCTATATGTCTGACAAAATGAACATTCAAGGGCGTATGCAGAAGTTTTACAAAAGATGGTAGCATGACTAACCTCAAATGCAGAGATGGTGACAACACGTTCACCAGATTGAGTCATCGGAGCTGCAAAGGAGATAGAAGAACCTGTTTGGTTTTGTAGTGTTCTCACTATGGATCCTTTCTTGCCGATAATGCTCCCAGCTGCTCCATTGGAACAAAGAAGTCTAAATGTAACTTCCCGTTGTCTACCTTCCATCTCTTGTCCTCGTTCTTTGCGGACATTTGCTGAtgataaatgattatttgaagCATTACCAACAGAATTTCTAGTCAAAGGTGGTAAAAACGAATTAAGCTGTGGGAAAAGTTGTTCAGCATGTGGATCAGAAGAGTTCTCATTAAAAGTTCTCTCGACAGGTCTACTCAAAGAGGATCGGTCTTCATCAATTAGAGGACAATGTTGAAGACATCCGGTTAAAGCAATCAGTGCCTTCTTCACAGCCACAGAGGCACCAGTAATCTAAAACGacgagagggggggggggaacCAGGTGAGTAAATTGCTATTTTCTGATTGAGATTCATCAAGTATATAAGCCACACATCAATCTATGATTTCAAAAGGAAAATGCTTATTGTGCCAAAGGATAATAATCAAACACGCAAAAAGTCTTCAAACGAAGGTAGTACCACACaaatattgaaaatcaaaccCAGTGTCAGAAGGCTCCTTCACCTGTCACCCCAATAGATGCTAACTGCCAAGGAAGGCATATTGTGCATCATTTCTCGTCATTAGCAGAGATGTCGATTTCATGGTTTGAACTTATAATGAATCAGCTTACCACTATACCAAAGCTCGCCCTCAATTCAGTAGCATGTAAAACATAGAATTCCATGAGCCTCCGTATAGTTCCGAGCACCAGTCTTCAATATTTGAATAGAATTAGTGAATGAAACTTTCTTCTGAATACACTTTTTTCCAGCAAAAATGAAACCCAGAAAAATACTCATCACAATGATTAATCACCATTAGGCAAGCAAATTTTCCTATCGAAATCTTTTACGTTTCATTTCTGAAAAGGCTGTAGAGATTCGTAAAATCCAAAAGACTAAATCCCTAGTGAAGCTAAGTCAAAAGCATACTCCTAACATGTTCAAAAAAAGAGTAGAAATGCAAGAACGCGAATTCCATTTCtctgcaacaacaaaaaaaatcctcaTAAAAAGATACTGCAGCTCTGACCTGAATCAACTCATCATTCTTGGCAGCGCAATGCGGTGGTGGCAAAATCCTGATCTCCGCGCCACTCTGCTTCCTCATTCTCTCAATAGTCCTGCCTCCCCTCCCCACCACCGCCCCAATCTGCGTTGTGTTCGCTAGCAATCCACAGTACCCACCACCTTCCACTCCACCATTTCCCTCCTTCTTCGCCTCTACCTCCCAAACCctctctaaaaccctaatcACTGCCTCCTGCGCAGTGGATACCATATACATCTCTCCCACCTCATCTCTGTCCCGTGCAGATTTCAACTCGATCCTCCGCTCAGGTGCCCCAGGCCCGACAATATGGATAATCCGATGGTCCGACCCCTGCACCAGCCTCTCGCAGCGGATGAGGCAGGTGGTGTCGTGGCGCAGCTTGTCAATAATAGATCCCGATGGCCCAATAAGGCCGCCAATGATAGACACATGGCACACAATACGCAAGGAAACTGAGCCTTCCGGCACCGTTATCTCCTTCGGCGGGGGGGGCCGCCGTTTCCGGTGATTGGCGTTGTAGTGATTGTACCTGTTTTGCGGGTGAGGGTAGAGGTTGGATTGGTCTTGCTCCATTGTCAGAACCGCGCCGCTGATTCGCTCGGCTTCGCCGTGCGTCGGGTCCGCTTAGTGGAAGACAATGACAGGGTGGtttgtatatttttcttttcggGTCGGATCCAGAAAATGGAGGGAATAATTCGAGCTCTTTACAGTTGCTGTTGGTGTCGGGATACCACGCGCTTTGCGTAAcgtgattggtttttttttttttttaaagcggAATACAAGTCAATAATAAGATTCCATTTTAGCACCTTTAGACAAATAATGATAAAGTCgctttactttaaaaaaaagatcaaTTAGGTCCCTCTACTTTTTTTTCGTGACAAAGAAAGCTTTTTACTCTGAACAACGGATCACGTTAACTCTTCAAACTCATTTTTCACCAAATACTATTGACATTGTCGTTAGTGAATGAcgcataatttatttatttttttatattcgaCGTGCGATATAGATGTCATTGACCAATTGATTTTTGGGGTCattttttatatatgttttaattatgtatttttttgtaaatacatattacaatttacacctgtttttcatttttacatATAATGAGGTCGATGTCAtcaatttttaatgaaaaaataaacgGAAGggttaacgtggtctattgttCAAAGTAGAGGGACTTCAttgccatgaaaaaaaaaaacaaagggatTTAGTTGGTCCTTTTTTTAAAGTAAAGAGATTTTTATCGTTACTTGTCCCTCATTAATAACATAACTAGTTGAATAAGTATGACCACTATTACATAGTACATATTATTGACGAATCAAAGTATATGCttgaattatcaaaaaaaaaaaaaagtatatgctTGACTTATTTTTTATAAAGTATATGATTATCCTCCTCTTGGAAGCAATACATGAAGTGTGAATACCAGCTAGGCTAAGGCTTTAGGCGATCACACCTTTTATTTCATTCCGGCTGATGCCCCAACTCCAAGAGATGCTTTTAAAGGATATGTGATGAATACTATTTCAACTTCAATGTTGACATTGTTTAGAACCTCTCTAATGTAAATAGTAAGTGTTCCTTTTTTATATACGTCATTATTCTGTTGTGTACATATTGAAGAATAAAAAacttgaaccttttttttttatgataagcAGCAGGAAaaataatatagaaaaaaaggaaaaagacagTGCATCCGATCATCAGATGAGATGGTCAGCgagaaaataaaaagacaatGAAATGAAAACTACAAGAGACAAGGAGGAGATGGAAAAGCAATGGAAGCAACCTAGAACTATAAGACAACCTCATGGGTCCTCCTAACCCCTTCTTTTGCGAGCAGGTCTGCAACATCATTCTTTTCCCTTAGAATATGTTCTAGTGTAATGTCCCGGAGTTGTAGTTTCGCCAAAGTAATCGCATTGGCAAGGGGAACCAAATTCCACGGCAATTGGCATTCACAAGTAGCCCACTTgaattgaaatatttgaacatTCGGTGACAAAATTGGAACACTAATATCTCGGTGACCACGAGTTATATTAACCCAAAAAACATTGATAGAAGTATAGAACCCTTTATTGAAGTATTGGattgtatttgaattttgaatacaTCATTCTTGGACCGAAGATGCTAATTTGAAGGTCGTCATTATCTGGCCCATTATATTTTTGGGAAATGGGTACGACGACCATGGGCCGAGCCCATAGCCTAAACAATGGTCCAAGGTCCAAGCCCATCCAGATCAAATCCCGGAACGCCTCCACTTCTCTTCTGCAGCTTCCTCCTATATTGGTTCACTGCGATTCCCTGAACTGCCTTCCTAGATGCACAGAACCGCGGAGACATGAGCCAAGCGAAATGATGGAGCCTTCAGGACCGTCGATACCCCAGAATGAGAAAAATGACGGCCATTGTCGTTGTTCCAGGTGAGTTTGTCCTCCTTCAGCACTTCATTCGCAAACAACCCTTAGCGACGTCCTCTTCCGTCGTTCCTCAGTCTGTTGAATCGGAACCCTCTCCCGATCTCTCCTCTCAGCTCCTTTCAATCCTCTCCCAATCGAATTGGCAAAATCATCCCTCTCTTCGAAAGCTTATTCCCTCCATATCCCCATACAATGTCACCTCCGTCTTCGCCAGCCCCTCTCTCAATCCCCAGATTGCCCTCCATTTCTTCTACTATCTCGCGCAGAGACCTAGGTTCAAACACACAGTCCAAACGCACTCGTTATTGTTAAACATATTGGTTTCCAATAAGTTTGTTGATGTTGCCCAGAAAACTCGCATTTCAATGATCAAGGCTTCGGATTCCATCGATGATATGCGgtttgttttggattttttgaggaaaatgaATAAAGCTGATGGTGATTTTCAGTTTAAGCTTAATCTTAAGAGTTATAATACTCTGTTAATGTCGTTAGCCAGATTTTTATTGAttgatgaaatgaagagtgTGTATGTGGAAATGTTGGATGATATGGTATGGCCTAACATATACACTTTTAATACAATGGCTAATGTCTATTGCAAATTGGGTAATGTAGTTGAGGCTGGTTTGTATGTGAGTAAGATTTTTCAAGTGGGTTTGAACCCAGATTCGCATACGTATACTTCCTTGATATTGGGGCATTGTAcgagtaaagatgtaaatagtgCACGTAAGGTTTTTGAATATATGGCTAGAAAGGGTTGTCAAAGGAATGCAGTTTCttatacaaatattatacatgGACTCTGTGAGGCTGGGCTGGTTGATGAGGCTATTGAGTTGTCTAGAAAAATGGGGGAGGAAGATTGCCATCCGACTGTGAGGACTTATACTGTGATTATATGTGCATTGTGTAAGATGGGGAGGAAAGAGGaagcaatgattttttttaaagaaatgagGGAGAAAGGGTGTGAACCAAATGTACATACTTACACCGTGCTCATTGACAGTACGTGTAAAGATAAGAGACTTGATGAGGCAAGAAGGATGCTAGATGGAATGTCAGAGAAAGGATTGACTCCAACTGTAGTTACATATAATGCACTCATTGATGGATATTGCAAGCAGGGGATGTTGGAGGCTGCAAGGGAAATTTTGCAGTTGATGGAATCTCATAATTGTAGTCTAAATGCTCGGACATATAATGAATTGATCTGTGGCTTTGGTAGAAAGAAAGATGTGCACAGGGCTATGGCTCTATTGAATAAAATGCTTGAATATAAGCTTTCACCAGACCTGGTGACTTATAATACATTAATTCAGGGGCAGTGTAGAGTTGGTCATTTAGATAGTGCATATAGGTTGCTTGATTTGATGAATGGAAATGGTTTGGTTCCTGATGAACGAACTTACAGTATTTTAATTGACAGTCTCTGCAAACAGAAGAGGATAGATGAAGCTCATGTTCTATTCGATTCTCTAAAGGAAAAAGGCATCAAACCAAATGCAATTATGTTTACTGCTTTGGTTGATGGGTATTGCAAAGTCGGGAAAACAGGTAATGCCCATTTGCTGTTCGAAAGAATGCTTACTGAGGATTGCTTACCGAACTCATACACTTACAATGCTCTGATAGATGGGATGTGCAAAGAGAGAAAAGTACAGGAAGCATCATTTATAGTAgaaaagatgatgaaaatggGAGTGAAGCCCGTGGTCCACACGTACACAATTCTCATCAATCAAATGCTGAAGGAAGGTGACTTTGATCGTGCTCAAAGAATGTTCAACCAAATGGTTTCCTTAGGATGTAAGCCTGATCTAAAAACTTACACTGCATTTCTTCATGCATATTGCAGTATAGGAAAATTAAAGGAAGCAGAGGATGTGATGGCTAAGATGATTGCAGAGGGAGTTGTGCCAGATTCGCTGACGTACACATTGTTAATTAATGCATATGGATGTTTGGGATTATTATGTTCTGCCTTTGATGTTCTCAAGCACATGTTTGATACTAGTTGTGAGCCTTCTCAACATACCTATGCTTTTTTAATCAAGCACCTCTTGAAGGAACAGGGGATGAAAGGTACTATCGATCCTGTAGATCCTCTTTTGGTTTCAAATGCCAGCCATGTTGATACCGCAGATGTGTGGAAAACAATGGACTTTGAACTTGCTTTGGAGCTCTTTGGGAAAATGATTGCACATGGTTGTTTGCCAAATTCTGACACTTACAACCAGATCATTAAAGGGATTTGCAAAGTGGGGCGCTTGGAAGTGGCCCAGAGGTTATTTATTCATATGAAAGAAAAGGGCTTTTCTCCTAATGAAGAGACTTATAACTCTTTTCTTCATTGTTGCTGCAAACTTGGGATGTATGCGGAAGCTGTGAAGGCGGTGGACAATATGATGCTGCAAGGCCAATTACCACACCTCGAGTCTCTGAAGGTGCTTGTCAGTGGACTTTATGACGATGGAAACAAAGAGAATGCTAAAGCAGTTTTCTGTACTTTGCTTAATATGGGGTATAATGATGATGAGGTAGCTTGGAAAATTCTAATTGAAGGCTTACTCAAGAAGGGACTTGCTCATTTTTGTTCTGAACTACTGGACATAATGGAGAAAAGAGGTTGCCGGATTCAATCTCGAACATATGAAATGCTGATTAAGGGACTTGATGGAACATAAGATATTAAAATTGGTAGCTTTTCAAAATTGCTTTCATTCACAGGGAAAAGGCTTTCCCACTTCATTTTCTTGCTAATTGTGGGCATCAATGTGCTTTGTAGCACTCGTTTCGTTTGGCACTGGCAGACTCATTGAGTCAGTACAGTCTCATACTCTCATCAGCGTTGTGAGGAGCTGCTGGTTTAATTAGCTGCCGTGCCAcataaagcaaatatgttttgcGGATCAACCTAACAGACAGGTGACCATAAATATTCTCCGTTCAACTTGCACTCCAGCACAATATTGCTGATGTTGGGCTTTcagatttattttcttaatcatattgctataattattttttagttaTTGAATATGTTTAATCAATGTATTTCATCACATAATGGTGGCTAGAATAGTTCTTTgcgttttctcatttttatatatttttcaaagaGTGAAGGCTTCAAGTTTTCAAAAACTTTCTTAAGACGTGTGGTTGATATTTCCTTATTTCTGGTGTACATGTAGCTACCTGGAATTCCTACAAGCTCTTGAAGAAAAACATGGTTCATATTTCCTTATGTCTACATGAATTAGAGATGGATGATAGTCATATGTAAGCAATCATTTGGGACCATTGGAGATATGGATCATATCAGTTGCCTGATGCCAAAGGTTACAGTAGGTATGTGGATGCCACCCTTTTTTACAGTTTTACTGAAGTTACACATTTTTCAGTTTagagaaaacgtgaaaacataTCAACACCATGGCAGTGCAGGAAACATATCTTTGTGAATGTCTTCGATTTTTTTATTCCTATGATTTCCTCCTCCACGGTACTGGATACCACCCATTCAAAATTCATGACAAGCACAACCATTTCCTAATTACTTATTGTTTTTTTCCAATGAAAGGAATTGTATGATCctgaaataaatttaatttctttaggAGAGAATTGTGCAGGTCAGTGTAAAAGTAGGGAGGTTACTGGGAATTGTGTTCTTTaacgtttcttcttcttttgttgttatttatttactctatttgtatgtttatttttcaactaaaaaaaaagatattgggTGCCTTTTTCAGTATGTTACAATACCTGCTGGGAATCAGTAATTATGgaagaagaacaacaacaaaGGGGACGTGAAGAGATATTGTCAATGAGGTGAGAGTAAATCAAGTCTGATAAGTGTTGATTAGATAAACAGTTATTGATTTTTGCTTGGTTAAGTTTTTAAGGAACAAAACAAAGGAATGGAAAAATTCAAATTAGGAAGTTTTATAATCAAAATCTGCATATGACGAGTCCAATTTCAGTGATGGTGGCTTACAGTGAACAAATTCATGTACATATGGGACTGACGTAACCCTAAAGAAAAGCTTAAAATCTCTGATAACAccatttgtaattttgtatggTTAATCATAtactgaaataaaataatattagcaGTTATATGCTTGTAAAAGGAACTTTCAGTCTATGTCCAAAATCATATTGCCtgattaaaatttcaaattatgtttACATGAGAGTACTTTTAAGCTGCGTCCACCCATCTGGGACAATGCTATCTGCTTTTCATTGGCAGTCTCAGTCAGTTTACTCATTTATATCTGAAGAAAGAATCATAGCATTAATTCTTCTATGGTAATCTTGTAGAAGATTTACAAGCAACATCTTTGTAGATAATCTAACAATTAGAGCATATCACAGTGATGAGCACCATATTGCTATCTATAAGGACAATCTTGGGTTTGGGTCTCTTTTATTGATGAAATTTCCTCTTATATTTACCCCAGTTTGAAGGATTTCAAGGGACTCGCTGATGCAATTGAGTAGATCAAAGGAGTTGTGGTTGCGATTGCATCTCCAAATATTGCTGCTGCGAACAGAGAGTGTTCTAACTTATGTCAAGGGAAGAAAGCTCCATACAAATGCACATGAAAGTAATACGGTCATACCAATTAGAATATTTTGGTACTCTATTTCGTTCACATTGTGACTGTTTAAGCAAATGATGGTTTCTTTTCTGCCTTTCCAGACAAAATTTGTTGAAAGGATCTCAATGAGGTAACGTACCTATAGTAGTCTTGTTTCTTCAATTCTTTAGTCATTTTAAATTCGAAAACTCGTTTCCGGTGCAGATTTCTGATGTGCCACGTGCCCATGAGAACCGAGAATAACCACCAATGACTAAACAAATGGTAGAAAAGCGAATGGTGAATGTTGGGCATCTTATCAAAATTGCAAATGTTGCAGACGACAATGGTACTTGCATTGGAAAAAATAGTTTTCTGCTGTAAGCTGTATAAGTCCTAAGCGTTAATATATAGAAATTGAGtgtttgatttgtgttttgGTTTCCCCTTTCAGATTCAGTTTATCAGAACTCTCTTCTCTGGTGTCTGGTGAAACTCTTGTTTCTTCAAGATTGGGTTAAATTATTATATGTTGTTGAAGGTTTCACACCAGTATTAAGATGACAAGGTTGTACAGAAGTTCATGTTGGGCCTACTCATAAGTTATAATTTGGTGCCAGTCAAACTTGATCTGTTGCTAATATGCTTGCATGGACTTGACCAGCCATCATTTTTTTACCATAACCGATAATTCCTTAGCTCAACATGTTCACTGAACAATTTGATCAGTTTTAAACTAAGTTCGCCAACACAATTCATTCCATGTTGTTCAACAAgtaaaattgggtcaaaacccgTGCGGAGAGAACGAAGTCGAAACTCACAAATAATAACTCCAAGAGCCAAAGCCCCATGGGCCATAGCAAAGAAATAACATCGAAAATATTAGGCGTGAGCAGCCATGATTGCCTAGGTTGAAGTCTATAATGACTGGCAGTGGAGGAACATTTTGCGGTTTAAACATTTGCACAACTCTTGTGGGAAGacattttttttgatgaagaacAGTTTATAAACcaaccaaaaaggaaaaaagaaaaatagcatTGATTATTTGGCGGAGCATTTCAAGTGATAGGCAAAACGGTTACGTGGATAATTTCCTGGCTTACCAGTTACAAAATCTACCACCAATGGACGTCCCTCAAACTGCCATGCATGCAATAATGAGTGAATTCCCTATTtctaaatgttttttttcccttccagaCTAAATAATTGTTTTGGCCCTCTTGCTCTTGATTGAGGAGACACAGATGAGATGTGATGATCATAGCCATGACTCACAGCCATCTTTATGTTGCATCCAAATTATTAGTTAAAGTGGTAAGAATGGTGTATATCACTTTGATGATTAGAGTTCAAATCGATCCTGATCGTTTAGaaaaaaaaccatttttatgtagaaataaaacatcaaatgaaacattttatttatttatttatttttttaaggtaAAAGCCTCCTACGTGAGGTAATTCCATTATCGGGAATGAAATCTGCCTAATGATAACGTTTGTGGGCTTTAAGGTGATCCAAAAAgttatccatggacaagctcTGTTTCTCTTTGTTGCCAAACAAGTTGCTCATTTCCTTGGCTTTCTCCTTGTAAACCTTTCCTCCTTCTTCCAACGTAACCAGAATCAATGATTCAGCAACAGAGTTCCTCGTGAACAATCCATCGACGTTGTTCCTCGGTATCAGATACccaatcttcttctcctccaaaACCATCGCGTTCAGTCCTTGGTCGGCAAAGAAGCTCAATAGAACAAGAGCTCTACCAAACTTCAGCGCCTCAATCACTGAGCCCCAACCCGAGTGAGTCAAATACCCTCCCACCGAGTCATGGCCTAAAATCTTGAGTTGTGGTACCCAACTCGTGCATACAACCCCAAGTGATTTGGTTCGCTCCAAGAACCCGTCAGGCAAATGAAGCGGATCCGGGTCGAACGATCCACGATGAGTCCTTAACACCCAAAAGAACGGTAACCCAGAAAGCTCTATCCCGAGTGCTACCTCCGTCAGTTCATGTTGACTCAACTTCGCTTCTGTACCAAATGCTACGTACACTATAGACCCAATCTCTTGCTTGTCTAGCCACTCTTTAATCCACCTCCACGTCTCTGTTTCAACCACCGAGTCGCCGTCGTCTGACGGAGGAAAGACACCAACAGGAATAACCGGTTTCTTATGAAGATCTTCTGCAAGTTTTAACCATTTCGGTTCAAAATCAAGGTGGGTTCTGATAGCTATTATATCAGCGCCTCTAATGCTTCCACGAAACCGATAATATTCCGGTAGACGAGCATCAAAAAATTTTATTGCCATGAA
The window above is part of the Tripterygium wilfordii isolate XIE 37 chromosome 3, ASM1340144v1, whole genome shotgun sequence genome. Proteins encoded here:
- the LOC119995363 gene encoding KH domain-containing protein HEN4-like gives rise to the protein MEQDQSNLYPHPQNRYNHYNANHRKRRPPPPKEITVPEGSVSLRIVCHVSIIGGLIGPSGSIIDKLRHDTTCLIRCERLVQGSDHRIIHIVGPGAPERRIELKSARDRDEVGEMYMVSTAQEAVIRVLERVWEVEAKKEGNGGVEGGGYCGLLANTTQIGAVVGRGGRTIERMRKQSGAEIRILPPPHCAAKNDELIQITGASVAVKKALIALTGCLQHCPLIDEDRSSLSRPVERTFNENSSDPHAEQLFPQLNSFLPPLTRNSVGNASNNHLSSANVRKERGQEMEGRQREVTFRLLCSNGAAGSIIGKKGSIVRTLQNQTGSSISFAAPMTQSGERVVTISAFENHESLHSAAQNAVVLVFARSVEHGFESKLSSSTKGFSATARLLVPADQVDCWSSSNSKELREMIEVTGASIQILDGDRVLDCASSNDVVVQISGEYEIVQNALLQVTGRLRDSVFTNEVLEEVKVRSPYGRERKPSSPGAKKEIGITLDSDQEASLIQGVDQLKFSNNVDSPAPGLRCTQTVQRGCTAAIMDDASSQTASGMGLKLERSLDYLLPMGVHNEMGARNPYDSNREAISQRGDGPRSRLLLPHELGRAHTNNATHSKRALSNESIQESTHQGHLEIGSGKKYDIKTNTIIEILIPEPVFGSVYGEDGNNLVRLRQISGAEVEVHDPRPGKGDGKVVISGTADQTRIGQSLVHAFIFDSQ
- the LOC119995706 gene encoding pentatricopeptide repeat-containing protein At5g65560-like, producing MRKMTAIVVVPGEFVLLQHFIRKQPLATSSSVVPQSVESEPSPDLSSQLLSILSQSNWQNHPSLRKLIPSISPYNVTSVFASPSLNPQIALHFFYYLAQRPRFKHTVQTHSLLLNILVSNKFVDVAQKTRISMIKASDSIDDMRFVLDFLRKMNKADGDFQFKLNLKSYNTLLMSLARFLLIDEMKSVYVEMLDDMVWPNIYTFNTMANVYCKLGNVVEAGLYVSKIFQVGLNPDSHTYTSLILGHCTSKDVNSARKVFEYMARKGCQRNAVSYTNIIHGLCEAGLVDEAIELSRKMGEEDCHPTVRTYTVIICALCKMGRKEEAMIFFKEMREKGCEPNVHTYTVLIDSTCKDKRLDEARRMLDGMSEKGLTPTVVTYNALIDGYCKQGMLEAAREILQLMESHNCSLNARTYNELICGFGRKKDVHRAMALLNKMLEYKLSPDLVTYNTLIQGQCRVGHLDSAYRLLDLMNGNGLVPDERTYSILIDSLCKQKRIDEAHVLFDSLKEKGIKPNAIMFTALVDGYCKVGKTGNAHLLFERMLTEDCLPNSYTYNALIDGMCKERKVQEASFIVEKMMKMGVKPVVHTYTILINQMLKEGDFDRAQRMFNQMVSLGCKPDLKTYTAFLHAYCSIGKLKEAEDVMAKMIAEGVVPDSLTYTLLINAYGCLGLLCSAFDVLKHMFDTSCEPSQHTYAFLIKHLLKEQGMKGTIDPVDPLLVSNASHVDTADVWKTMDFELALELFGKMIAHGCLPNSDTYNQIIKGICKVGRLEVAQRLFIHMKEKGFSPNEETYNSFLHCCCKLGMYAEAVKAVDNMMLQGQLPHLESLKVLVSGLYDDGNKENAKAVFCTLLNMGYNDDEVAWKILIEGLLKKGLAHFCSELLDIMEKRGCRIQSRTYEMLIKGLDGT
- the LOC119990171 gene encoding UDP-glycosyltransferase 91A1-like is translated as MAAENEKLHLAFFPWLAFGHMIPFLEFAKLIAEKGHRVSFISTPRNIDRLPTLPPHLSPLIDFIELPLPHLENLPETAEATIDLPADGSLYLKNAYDLLQEPLTDFLITHKPDWIIYDYVPYWLPAIAKKVRIPTVYFSPFLASTICYVCPALGDDDYRKTPEDYAVPPKWVPFPSTVAFPLFMAIKFFDARLPEYYRFRGSIRGADIIAIRTHLDFEPKWLKLAEDLHKKPVIPVGVFPPSDDGDSVVETETWRWIKEWLDKQEIGSIVYVAFGTEAKLSQHELTEVALGIELSGLPFFWVLRTHRGSFDPDPLHLPDGFLERTKSLGVVCTSWVPQLKILGHDSVGGYLTHSGWGSVIEALKFGRALVLLSFFADQGLNAMVLEEKKIGYLIPRNNVDGLFTRNSVAESLILVTLEEGGKVYKEKAKEMSNLFGNKEKQSLSMDNFLDHLKAHKRYH